Proteins encoded within one genomic window of Candidatus Thermodiscus eudorianus:
- a CDS encoding GNAT family N-acetyltransferase, protein MSLRLSHNLLDYVNEASIILSKVYEENNYINYYPRPTPEEIESWLKSDPEYDPLETAIAETSTGEVVGYAMAWAMDDYEPGGGRVTIDPETPEPLYTEALRLLLHWIGETLAYYDKAIDPATIYIGREYSRIHLAVENILGGRALYAHSGSLMEFRGSLKSTPPPGFREEVILNLPDINLVDEIRGAVNDAFSIYPGSGDWELANAWNYYKLMFTEHPGEYFIITLLGEEGIAGLAEINHYEVSGGRRVGYVSLLATRRKYQGRGIGSYLLSRAKAVLEHMGIDTLVLDSVPKAQPLYEKLGFTPVLRNLKAHVPVTALLSL, encoded by the coding sequence ATGTCGCTTAGACTATCCCATAACCTACTCGACTACGTGAACGAGGCCTCAATAATACTATCCAAAGTATATGAGGAAAACAACTATATAAACTACTATCCCAGGCCAACACCAGAGGAAATAGAATCGTGGCTCAAGAGCGACCCAGAGTATGACCCCCTAGAGACGGCGATAGCCGAGACAAGCACGGGAGAGGTCGTGGGCTATGCAATGGCATGGGCGATGGACGACTACGAGCCAGGAGGAGGCCGAGTAACTATAGACCCGGAGACCCCGGAGCCGCTCTATACCGAGGCTCTAAGGCTACTCCTCCACTGGATAGGAGAGACCCTGGCCTACTACGATAAGGCTATCGACCCAGCCACCATATACATCGGGAGGGAATACTCAAGAATCCACCTCGCCGTAGAGAACATACTGGGTGGGAGAGCCCTCTACGCGCACTCGGGATCGCTAATGGAGTTCAGGGGGTCCCTCAAGTCAACGCCGCCCCCGGGCTTCAGAGAGGAGGTTATCCTAAACCTCCCCGACATAAACCTCGTAGACGAGATTAGAGGCGCTGTAAACGATGCCTTCTCTATATACCCGGGCTCGGGGGACTGGGAGCTAGCCAACGCATGGAACTACTATAAACTCATGTTCACCGAGCACCCCGGCGAATACTTCATAATCACCCTCCTGGGAGAAGAGGGGATAGCAGGGCTAGCGGAGATAAACCACTACGAAGTATCGGGTGGCAGGAGGGTCGGCTATGTATCCCTGCTAGCCACACGCAGGAAATACCAGGGCAGGGGGATTGGAAGCTACCTCTTATCCAGGGCCAAAGCGGTCTTAGAGCACATGGGAATAGACACTCTCGTCCTAGACAGCGTGCCCAAGGCACAACCCCTCTACGAGAAGCTAGGCTTCACACCAGTCCTCAGAAACCTCAAAGCCCACGTACCCGTGACGGCCCTCCTATCCCTTTAA
- a CDS encoding enoyl-CoA hydratase-related protein, translated as MVKVDEIKTITVVGAGTMGHGIAEVAAMAGYKVYLADIKKEILDNALEKIKWSLTKLAEKGVLRDSVDTVMARITPIVNLDEQGNYTEEFAKALEETDFMIEAIIERLDLKQKLFAFADEHAPEHAILATNTSSLPITEIASATKRPEKVVGMHFFNPPPLMPLVEIIRGEKTSDETVEVTVALSKKFGKQPVIVKKDVPGFIVNRILGRFLNTGCHLVAKGKATIEEVDATVKYVLGLPMGIFELSDYSGIDVFYYVFQAMKERGFKTTPCPLYEEKFKKNELGMKTGKGFYQYPAPGKYARPNIPKDLAGKVDPVLLVAPAVNEAAWLLRNDVASKEDIDKAVKLGLGWPKGVLEYADEFGIDAIVEALKKLKEDLGLEEMEPDPLLLEMVEKGELGRKTGKGFYEYGEIEEIKKKTIIIRKEKPIAWIVLNRPRKYNALSPELLKELGESLDELEEDPDVRVVILKGEGRAFSAGADVTAFAGVTPIDVAKFSRRFQELTLKMQFYTKPIIVAIHGYALGGGLEIAMSGDIRIASEDAMLGQPEINLGFIPGAGGTQRLPRLVGRGKAKELIFTGDMIPASEAYRIGLVDKVVPPERLDQEARALALKLAEKPPLALMAAKYAVEYGLESNIWAGLSLEAHLFALLFSTEDVIEGVTAFLEKRKPKFKGR; from the coding sequence ATGGTAAAGGTGGACGAGATAAAGACTATAACCGTGGTTGGAGCCGGGACTATGGGCCATGGGATCGCCGAAGTAGCGGCCATGGCAGGGTACAAGGTCTACCTGGCCGATATAAAGAAGGAGATACTCGACAACGCCCTGGAGAAGATCAAGTGGAGCCTAACGAAGCTGGCCGAGAAGGGAGTGCTCCGGGACAGCGTCGACACAGTCATGGCCCGTATAACCCCTATCGTAAACCTGGACGAGCAGGGCAACTATACCGAGGAGTTCGCCAAAGCCCTAGAGGAGACCGACTTCATGATAGAGGCCATAATAGAACGGCTAGACCTAAAACAGAAACTCTTCGCCTTCGCCGACGAGCACGCGCCGGAACACGCCATACTAGCCACCAACACCAGCAGCCTGCCTATAACGGAGATAGCATCTGCGACCAAGAGGCCCGAGAAGGTAGTCGGCATGCACTTCTTCAACCCACCACCGCTAATGCCGCTAGTCGAGATAATCAGAGGAGAGAAGACTAGCGACGAGACCGTCGAGGTCACTGTAGCGCTCTCGAAGAAATTCGGGAAACAGCCAGTTATAGTCAAGAAGGACGTCCCAGGCTTCATAGTGAACAGGATACTGGGCAGGTTCCTGAACACCGGCTGCCACCTAGTAGCCAAGGGCAAGGCGACCATAGAGGAGGTAGACGCTACCGTAAAGTACGTGCTGGGCCTCCCAATGGGCATATTCGAGCTGAGCGACTACTCGGGCATAGACGTCTTCTACTACGTGTTCCAGGCAATGAAGGAGAGGGGCTTCAAGACAACCCCCTGTCCGCTCTACGAGGAGAAGTTCAAGAAGAACGAGCTAGGCATGAAGACAGGCAAGGGCTTCTACCAGTACCCAGCCCCAGGCAAGTACGCCAGGCCAAACATACCAAAGGACCTAGCCGGCAAGGTCGACCCAGTGCTCCTAGTGGCACCCGCCGTTAACGAGGCCGCATGGCTCCTCAGGAACGATGTGGCCAGCAAGGAGGACATCGATAAGGCCGTCAAGCTAGGGCTCGGATGGCCCAAGGGAGTACTAGAGTACGCGGACGAGTTCGGGATAGACGCCATAGTAGAGGCCCTGAAGAAGCTGAAGGAGGACCTAGGCCTCGAAGAGATGGAGCCAGACCCACTCCTACTAGAGATGGTAGAGAAGGGAGAGCTCGGCAGGAAGACGGGTAAGGGCTTCTACGAGTATGGAGAGATCGAGGAGATCAAGAAGAAGACCATCATAATAAGGAAGGAGAAGCCTATAGCATGGATAGTCCTCAACAGGCCCAGGAAATACAACGCGCTAAGCCCAGAGCTACTAAAGGAGCTGGGAGAATCCCTCGACGAGCTGGAAGAGGACCCGGACGTGAGGGTAGTCATACTCAAGGGCGAGGGCAGGGCCTTCAGCGCTGGAGCCGACGTAACAGCCTTCGCCGGGGTGACGCCGATAGACGTGGCCAAGTTCTCCAGGAGGTTCCAGGAACTGACCCTCAAGATGCAGTTCTACACCAAGCCGATAATCGTAGCCATACACGGCTACGCCCTCGGGGGAGGCCTTGAGATAGCCATGAGCGGCGACATAAGGATCGCTAGCGAGGACGCCATGCTGGGCCAGCCAGAGATAAACCTCGGCTTCATACCGGGCGCGGGAGGCACCCAGAGACTGCCCAGGCTCGTGGGTAGAGGAAAGGCCAAGGAACTCATATTCACAGGAGACATGATACCCGCCTCCGAAGCCTACAGGATAGGGTTAGTCGACAAGGTGGTACCACCGGAGAGACTAGACCAGGAGGCTAGGGCGCTCGCATTGAAGCTCGCCGAGAAGCCGCCGCTAGCCCTGATGGCGGCCAAGTACGCTGTAGAATACGGGCTAGAGTCCAACATATGGGCGGGCCTAAGCCTCGAAGCACACCTATTCGCCCTACTCTTCAGCACCGAGGACGTTATCGAGGGCGTAACGGCATTCCTGGAGAAGAGGAAGCCCAAGTTCAAAGGCAGATAG
- a CDS encoding type II toxin-antitoxin system HicB family antitoxin encodes MRVRVIVWREEDTYVAREIATGVTSQGRTVEEAVENLREALELYLEEAPEALEKLEQLDRGIVGVLEVEAKAPKTVRA; translated from the coding sequence ATGCGTGTTAGGGTTATTGTCTGGCGTGAGGAGGACACGTATGTGGCTAGAGAGATTGCTACAGGGGTTACTAGCCAGGGTAGAACTGTCGAGGAGGCCGTCGAGAATCTCCGAGAAGCACTAGAGCTATACCTGGAGGAGGCTCCTGAGGCGTTAGAGAAGCTGGAGCAACTCGATCGAGGCATTGTGGGTGTGCTGGAGGTTGAAGCAAAGGCTCCCAAGACTGTCAGGGCGTGA
- a CDS encoding type II toxin-antitoxin system HicA family toxin: MKQRLPRLSGREVVELLVRKLGFAVRRQRGSHVVLAKYTGDRKIVTVVPLHPELKPGTLLGVLELAGIDREEFLKVYEEDC; the protein is encoded by the coding sequence TTGAAGCAAAGGCTCCCAAGACTGTCAGGGCGTGAAGTCGTAGAGCTGCTCGTCAGGAAACTCGGGTTCGCTGTGAGGAGACAACGTGGGAGTCACGTAGTCCTAGCCAAGTACACTGGTGATAGGAAGATCGTAACTGTCGTGCCACTCCACCCAGAGCTAAAGCCTGGTACTCTTCTTGGAGTGCTTGAACTGGCAGGAATAGATAGGGAAGAATTCCTGAAAGTATACGAGGAGGACTGTTAG
- a CDS encoding SDR family oxidoreductase yields the protein MPGERGPLLAHGTSVPRELQPGNSYVLVVGGSRGIGAATAILLAEKGYNLAITYNKSREKALAVLREVEKRNPSGRHKLYKVDVASHEEVKKLAFSVQEDYPYLNGIVYSAGILQAGSIEDLTIEEWDKVLRVNLYGAFYTIKYTLPALRKASWASIVLISSIAGETGNVVAGAAYSASKAGLIGLTKRLAIELAEQGIRVNAVAPSFVETDMTRRFLEDPQSREKIRNLHPLKIILQPEDVARAIHFLLDPVESRGITGHILSINAGRRT from the coding sequence ATGCCTGGAGAGAGGGGTCCCCTGCTAGCTCATGGGACTAGTGTTCCACGGGAGCTGCAACCGGGAAACTCCTACGTGTTAGTCGTAGGAGGCTCCCGAGGCATAGGCGCGGCGACAGCGATCCTCCTAGCGGAGAAGGGATACAACCTAGCCATCACTTACAATAAGTCCCGTGAAAAAGCCCTAGCGGTTTTGAGAGAGGTCGAGAAGCGAAACCCTTCGGGACGCCACAAGCTATACAAGGTAGACGTGGCAAGCCACGAAGAGGTTAAGAAACTAGCCTTTAGCGTTCAAGAGGACTACCCCTACCTCAACGGAATAGTATACTCCGCTGGTATACTACAGGCCGGGAGCATCGAAGACCTCACCATAGAAGAATGGGACAAAGTACTACGAGTAAACCTATACGGGGCATTCTACACGATAAAATACACGCTCCCAGCCCTCCGGAAGGCGTCATGGGCCTCAATAGTACTAATATCGAGCATAGCCGGAGAGACCGGTAACGTCGTAGCGGGAGCCGCGTACTCCGCGAGCAAGGCAGGACTAATAGGCTTGACCAAGAGGCTAGCAATAGAGCTAGCAGAACAAGGCATACGAGTCAACGCCGTAGCGCCGAGCTTCGTGGAGACAGACATGACACGGAGGTTCCTCGAAGACCCGCAGAGCAGGGAGAAGATACGGAACCTACACCCCCTCAAAATCATACTCCAGCCAGAAGACGTGGCCCGCGCGATACACTTCCTACTAGACCCGGTAGAATCACGAGGCATCACAGGCCACATACTCTCGATAAACGCTGGCAGAAGAACCTAG
- a CDS encoding sodium:solute symporter family protein, whose product MNTGLAVSISILAIYLILGTLLAYLSRKKLSGGLEDFFTSRGRLGGFLSAMTYAATTYSGFMIVGLVGFAYSTGIGALGFELSYFVATLGLLTLLSRRVYRRSRERKWITPSQMLADLFGDRRIAVIVGIIYLIALIPYAASQLKSIGEAIAGLAGGYYALGVVVGLLIIIAWSSIAGIWSVALTDALQGLWMILSALLLLGYVVWLWTSNAGDLGSAWTVLGEKGLDRLGGFWTLNTYLAFTLPWIFFAVTNPQVVQRLYMPRDEESLGKMIRWFGLFGLIYTIIVTLIGLYARAGVEAGYLSINPKGKDQVTPLLLSIMSPVLAGIVFTSIIAASASTADSILLTLSSVVAVDLARGDETRRKRIALASIVVVGVLMAVVALSRVSYIVQLSVLSSLILLSLAPPTLAGWLLSVKKSSIWPILAILSGPVIVALVTVIEGSPLKAFASHPLGVPIAGWILIVSTILTIPSIEGEVSA is encoded by the coding sequence ATGAACACGGGACTAGCAGTCTCGATCTCAATCCTGGCGATCTACCTAATACTAGGCACGCTACTAGCATACCTAAGCAGGAAAAAGCTCTCAGGGGGCCTAGAAGACTTCTTCACGTCACGGGGGAGGCTAGGCGGATTCCTATCAGCTATGACTTACGCCGCTACAACCTATAGCGGCTTCATGATCGTAGGCCTAGTTGGATTCGCATATTCCACAGGCATAGGAGCACTGGGATTCGAGCTATCCTACTTCGTGGCCACGCTGGGCTTACTCACCCTACTCTCCCGCAGGGTATACAGGAGGTCCCGTGAGAGGAAGTGGATCACGCCTAGCCAGATGCTCGCCGACCTGTTTGGCGACAGGAGGATAGCGGTCATTGTCGGTATAATCTACCTGATAGCTCTGATACCATACGCCGCGAGCCAGTTGAAGAGTATAGGAGAAGCGATCGCGGGCCTGGCAGGCGGCTACTATGCGTTGGGCGTGGTAGTTGGCCTTCTAATCATAATAGCCTGGAGCTCGATCGCCGGAATATGGAGTGTAGCGCTCACAGACGCCCTCCAAGGCCTCTGGATGATACTGTCAGCGCTCCTACTGCTAGGCTATGTAGTCTGGTTGTGGACTTCCAACGCGGGAGACCTCGGGAGCGCGTGGACGGTTCTAGGCGAGAAGGGGCTGGATAGGCTAGGCGGGTTCTGGACCCTGAACACCTACCTGGCATTCACACTCCCCTGGATATTCTTCGCGGTAACAAACCCCCAGGTAGTCCAGAGGCTCTATATGCCGAGAGACGAGGAGAGCCTGGGGAAAATGATCAGGTGGTTCGGCCTCTTCGGCCTAATCTACACAATAATAGTGACCCTGATAGGACTCTACGCAAGGGCTGGAGTCGAGGCCGGATACCTTTCTATTAACCCGAAGGGCAAGGACCAGGTGACACCACTCCTACTAAGCATCATGAGCCCTGTCCTGGCTGGAATCGTGTTCACGAGCATTATAGCTGCTAGCGCGTCTACGGCCGATAGCATACTCCTAACGCTATCCAGCGTTGTAGCAGTGGACCTGGCAAGGGGAGACGAGACCAGGAGGAAGAGAATAGCCCTCGCCTCCATAGTAGTGGTGGGGGTGCTTATGGCTGTAGTCGCGTTGTCCAGGGTCAGCTATATAGTCCAGCTGAGCGTGCTCTCCAGCCTCATACTCCTAAGCCTGGCACCGCCGACGCTAGCAGGCTGGCTCCTCAGCGTGAAAAAGAGTAGTATATGGCCGATCCTAGCAATACTATCGGGCCCGGTCATAGTAGCCCTGGTAACGGTTATCGAGGGGAGCCCCTTGAAGGCTTTCGCCTCACACCCACTAGGCGTACCCATAGCAGGCTGGATACTCATAGTCTCGACGATCCTAACAATACCCAGCATAGAGGGAGAGGTGAGTGCTTGA
- a CDS encoding winged helix-turn-helix transcriptional regulator: protein MRTRTKTETQLLSLIIRYGPLTASELARISGYSRSWVWKTLQRLSKEGVVNLEKRGGTLIVRPSTASYKKLLRIGILRASEYPYVIPFAKRLKNYYHEVEIIVYDEAFKLAYDIALGRLHLGFAPAISHLIVHRVSGGLTYIMGGGSKGGAGIIEGREGSGHMTTMASTMELCSEVMRLEPPRVYARTGDAIITGVLEGRARYGVVWEPYLYLAQRRGLRVNECGLPFCCLLAGNIGMAGEHERVSRLLSQAMDEARRRLRDPLLAESYSNLIGIDKNIVAETMTRYEFLAEPPVNELKSLLNSMRSVAFPDWILREAIL, encoded by the coding sequence ATGAGGACTAGAACAAAGACCGAGACACAACTACTAAGCCTAATAATAAGGTATGGTCCGCTGACCGCGTCAGAACTAGCAAGGATATCCGGTTACTCCAGAAGCTGGGTGTGGAAAACCCTACAACGCTTATCCAAGGAGGGAGTTGTCAATCTAGAGAAACGCGGGGGCACACTTATAGTAAGGCCATCCACCGCGTCCTACAAGAAGCTCCTTCGGATAGGCATACTAAGAGCCTCAGAGTACCCCTATGTAATACCCTTCGCTAAGAGACTAAAGAACTACTACCACGAGGTCGAGATAATAGTCTACGATGAAGCCTTTAAACTAGCCTATGACATAGCACTAGGCAGGCTCCACTTGGGGTTCGCCCCGGCTATCTCACACCTGATAGTCCACAGGGTCAGTGGAGGGCTGACCTACATTATGGGTGGGGGAAGTAAGGGTGGAGCCGGTATAATAGAGGGTAGAGAGGGCTCCGGTCATATGACAACTATGGCCTCAACAATGGAGTTATGCTCTGAAGTAATGAGGCTTGAGCCTCCCCGTGTCTACGCTAGGACGGGAGATGCCATAATAACAGGCGTACTGGAGGGTAGGGCCAGGTATGGAGTCGTGTGGGAGCCCTACCTTTACCTGGCCCAGAGACGGGGCCTACGGGTGAATGAGTGTGGCCTACCATTTTGTTGCCTGCTAGCTGGGAATATTGGTATGGCTGGAGAACATGAGAGGGTCTCTAGACTGCTCTCGCAGGCCATGGATGAGGCTCGAAGGAGGCTGAGGGACCCTCTCCTAGCCGAGTCCTATTCGAACCTTATCGGGATCGATAAGAATATTGTGGCTGAGACAATGACTCGGTATGAGTTCTTGGCTGAGCCTCCTGTTAACGAGCTGAAGTCGCTACTCAACTCTATGAGGAGCGTAGCGTTTCCAGACTGGATCCTGCGGGAGGCTATTCTCTAG
- a CDS encoding glycosyl transferase family 4, whose translation MQLGDTEIHAIDLLAASLIAFAINLVLTRKWIKLTSKTSLFMVPDENKPGKPHASAAGGTFTLIAISMGLLFFEIIQIYCRGSEFVLSSLLALSLMTLLSTLMGFIDDVLSLISYKRSDTEVKGLSPLTRIALMAPISLPLVAIKAGYSRLDVPLVGVVDLGLLYPLVVVPIGVIGASNAFNMLAGYNGLEAGMGMLLLLASLVLGLLKGLDLVIVASVIGIAAILAFIAYNKYPALTFPGNSFTYGIGAYFAGLVILGNFEKFGVAVFALYFVELALFLRAKATGVEKRNFAYVCPDGSLAPPSDKVYSVTHIALKLLAKIKSGSYECPTHVSESDVVAFILLLEAVIILLSIIIILI comes from the coding sequence ATGCAACTAGGCGACACAGAGATACACGCAATTGACCTGCTAGCAGCGTCTCTAATAGCATTCGCTATAAACCTAGTACTCACCCGTAAATGGATCAAGCTGACCTCCAAGACTAGTCTATTCATGGTTCCCGACGAGAACAAACCAGGCAAGCCCCATGCCTCTGCAGCAGGGGGCACCTTTACACTTATCGCTATAAGTATGGGGTTATTGTTCTTCGAGATAATACAGATATATTGCCGTGGAAGCGAGTTCGTCCTCTCATCGCTACTAGCATTATCCCTCATGACCCTCCTCTCAACGCTAATGGGCTTCATAGACGATGTATTGAGCCTAATCAGCTACAAACGAAGCGATACAGAGGTTAAGGGATTATCCCCTCTGACAAGGATCGCCCTCATGGCACCCATATCACTTCCCCTGGTCGCGATAAAAGCCGGCTACTCACGGCTAGATGTGCCGCTCGTGGGAGTGGTCGATCTAGGCCTCCTGTATCCCCTTGTCGTGGTCCCCATTGGGGTCATAGGGGCTTCGAATGCCTTCAACATGCTAGCTGGCTATAACGGGCTGGAGGCGGGTATGGGGATGCTACTACTGCTGGCGTCGCTGGTCCTGGGCTTGTTGAAGGGCTTAGACCTGGTAATAGTAGCGTCGGTGATAGGCATCGCTGCCATACTGGCGTTTATAGCGTATAACAAGTACCCCGCGCTGACGTTTCCCGGTAACTCGTTTACATATGGCATCGGAGCGTACTTCGCGGGGCTCGTGATATTGGGTAACTTCGAGAAGTTCGGCGTGGCCGTCTTCGCATTGTATTTCGTAGAGCTAGCGCTCTTCCTACGAGCCAAAGCCACGGGCGTGGAGAAACGAAACTTTGCCTACGTATGCCCCGACGGGAGTCTGGCACCGCCGTCAGACAAGGTCTATAGCGTGACCCACATAGCGTTGAAACTCTTAGCCAAGATAAAGAGCGGTAGTTATGAGTGTCCTACACATGTGTCTGAGAGCGATGTTGTGGCCTTCATCCTCTTACTCGAAGCCGTAATAATATTATTATCTATAATTATTATATTAATTTAG
- a CDS encoding deoxyribonuclease IV, translating into MIRFGPAGKPISFKGALEKVPEFLRSIGLDAMEYEAVRGVRISEAKAKRFGEEAKKHDIVLSLHAPYYINLASTDDAIVEKSVKRIVDSLVAAEWMGAYAVVVHTGYYKGNKSKEEALKRAIAGYKRVLEALPSFVTKPDISPEVMGRVAAIGDIDEVVEICLEIERCRPTIDWAHYYARYQGEKVVSVDDVLGVIEYFEKNLGKKAISPLHTHFSKIEYGPGGEREHHTLSEEGYGPEWSIVCEAYLSAGIEAVVISESPILEEDALLMKKICEEKVKS; encoded by the coding sequence ATGATACGCTTCGGTCCCGCTGGGAAACCTATATCCTTCAAAGGAGCATTGGAGAAAGTGCCGGAATTCCTAAGAAGTATAGGCTTAGACGCCATGGAGTATGAAGCGGTTAGGGGGGTCAGGATAAGTGAGGCCAAGGCGAAGCGCTTCGGGGAAGAGGCCAAGAAACACGATATAGTACTATCGCTCCATGCACCCTACTATATAAACCTGGCGAGTACCGACGATGCGATAGTCGAGAAGAGTGTAAAGAGGATAGTAGACTCGCTCGTAGCAGCGGAATGGATGGGGGCTTACGCCGTAGTGGTACACACCGGCTACTACAAGGGAAACAAATCCAAGGAGGAGGCGCTCAAGAGAGCAATAGCCGGGTACAAGAGGGTGCTAGAGGCCCTCCCTAGCTTCGTCACAAAGCCAGACATATCGCCGGAGGTCATGGGCAGGGTAGCCGCCATCGGGGACATAGACGAGGTCGTAGAGATATGTCTAGAGATAGAGAGGTGCAGGCCAACGATAGACTGGGCCCACTACTACGCCAGATACCAGGGAGAGAAGGTCGTCAGCGTAGATGATGTACTGGGGGTCATAGAGTACTTCGAGAAAAACCTGGGCAAAAAGGCAATCAGCCCGCTACACACACACTTCTCAAAGATCGAATATGGGCCAGGCGGTGAAAGGGAACACCACACCCTCTCCGAGGAAGGCTATGGGCCAGAATGGAGTATAGTCTGTGAAGCCTACCTAAGCGCTGGAATAGAAGCCGTAGTTATCAGCGAGAGCCCGATACTAGAAGAGGATGCGTTGCTCATGAAGAAGATCTGCGAGGAGAAAGTTAAAAGCTAG
- a CDS encoding VWA domain-containing protein codes for MKDQEIEDIVYIIDVSLSMGRSFNDMQPSKLSATLHIMSMIVERILKQKGSRIGIVVFYNKSIPLLPPTDNISQIMKTLSIINKTFEGSAPGDAIIDAVKMLRKSLRKRKIVMITDGDYNAGAPLELATIYAANHRVDVNILTLGVKEKIKIVETLEYLEKNNLLNWYNAETKTEALRNLMKLANLEIHETLI; via the coding sequence GTGAAGGATCAAGAGATTGAAGACATTGTATATATTATAGATGTAAGCCTGAGCATGGGGAGATCATTTAACGACATGCAACCAAGCAAGTTATCCGCAACACTCCATATAATGTCAATGATAGTCGAGCGTATACTAAAACAGAAGGGAAGCAGAATCGGCATAGTTGTCTTCTACAACAAGTCAATACCACTACTACCTCCCACAGACAATATATCGCAAATTATGAAGACACTATCAATAATCAACAAGACGTTCGAAGGCTCGGCTCCAGGAGACGCTATAATAGACGCGGTAAAAATGCTGCGGAAGAGCCTAAGGAAACGGAAGATCGTAATGATAACAGACGGAGACTATAACGCAGGAGCACCCCTAGAACTAGCAACCATATACGCGGCAAACCATAGAGTAGACGTGAACATACTAACCCTCGGCGTCAAGGAGAAGATAAAGATAGTAGAAACACTAGAATACCTGGAGAAAAACAACTTGTTAAACTGGTATAATGCCGAGACCAAAACAGAGGCACTAAGGAACTTGATGAAACTAGCTAACCTAGAGATACACGAGACACTCATATAG
- a CDS encoding type II toxin-antitoxin system ParD family antitoxin yields MVVSVEISGVLEHKLRRLVDLGIYASVSEAVRDAVRRMLSSMDLRRIALNFYVTKGSSLAYACEFAETTCPKFIDYLLVNGVTPGLGWQGDVPDVDSSGTYLIDSISIFVIFNTLLYNIFHGVGNVIELYIPESLAHYYRLMSATASRVGAKKLPAFKLIKIKESKPPQNLLLTRHEYSIINHAKNTKMTVVSDDFYVQKVASQNNIKVIPSISFLLYARKQKIINDIEYRETLLSLRGLPYMYPSSMEEAEQR; encoded by the coding sequence ATGGTAGTAAGCGTCGAGATATCCGGCGTGCTTGAACACAAGTTGAGGAGACTGGTGGATCTAGGCATATATGCCAGCGTCTCTGAAGCGGTTAGAGACGCCGTTAGGAGGATGCTTTCCTCCATGGATCTAAGGAGGATCGCTTTAAATTTCTACGTCACGAAGGGCTCTTCATTAGCATACGCCTGTGAATTCGCCGAAACTACCTGTCCGAAGTTTATTGACTACTTGCTCGTTAACGGCGTGACTCCAGGATTAGGTTGGCAGGGGGATGTACCAGACGTCGATTCATCTGGGACTTACCTTATCGACTCCATATCGATATTCGTGATATTCAATACATTATTATATAATATATTTCATGGAGTTGGCAACGTCATAGAGCTCTACATACCCGAGAGCCTAGCCCACTACTATAGATTAATGAGCGCCACAGCCTCAAGAGTGGGAGCAAAGAAGCTCCCCGCCTTCAAGCTAATCAAGATTAAGGAATCGAAACCCCCACAGAATCTCTTACTAACACGACACGAATACTCAATAATAAACCATGCTAAGAATACAAAGATGACAGTGGTATCCGACGATTTCTACGTGCAAAAGGTAGCGAGCCAGAATAACATTAAGGTAATCCCTTCAATCAGCTTCCTACTATATGCCAGAAAACAAAAAATAATAAACGACATTGAATATAGAGAGACCCTGTTATCGCTAAGAGGCCTGCCATACATGTATCCAAGTAGTATGGAGGAGGCAGAGCAACGGTGA